A section of the Paenibacillus yonginensis genome encodes:
- a CDS encoding ribonuclease J, whose translation MLKPTEHGLLIAALGGVNEIGKNMYFIQYKDDIVVIDCGSKFPTENLPGIDLIVPDIAYLLENQEKVRALIVTHGHEDHIGGIPYLLKQLNLPVYASKLTLGLIKIKLKEHGLLREAQLHTISADSAMQAGEINATFFSINHSIPDCLGICFQTPEGTVVHTGDFKFDMSPVSGPYPDLHRMAEIGKQGVKVLLSESTNAERPGFTPSERQVGEHLLDAFIRAKQQVFVSTFASNVNRVQQVIDAAVETGRKLVLLGRSMVNVVNVSMELGYLQIPDGLLIEPEESERYPADQIAVLCTGSQGEPMAALSRLASSKHPKIEILPGDTVIIAAGPIPGNERNLAHVIDNLYVLGAKVIYGSGSATGMHVSGHGSQEELKLMLTLMKPEYLIPVHGEFRMLYQHRLLAESVGVPSDHVFIVNNGDAVRIEDGKASLGPKVPAGNSFVDGIGIGEVGNIVLRDRRHLSSDGMIIIVTTLSKSEKTMLADPEVISRGFVFVRESEELMNQIRELVLSTMNGLNEAERSQWSDIKQTLKDNIGRFIYSQTKKRPMILPIVIEV comes from the coding sequence GAGATCGGGAAAAACATGTACTTCATTCAGTATAAAGACGACATTGTTGTGATCGACTGCGGCTCCAAATTTCCAACGGAAAACCTGCCGGGCATTGATCTGATTGTTCCGGACATCGCGTATTTATTGGAGAATCAGGAGAAGGTACGGGCTTTAATCGTCACTCATGGACATGAGGACCATATCGGAGGAATTCCTTACCTGCTGAAGCAGCTTAATCTGCCGGTATATGCAAGCAAACTGACTTTGGGGTTGATCAAAATCAAACTCAAGGAACACGGATTGTTAAGAGAAGCTCAGCTGCACACCATCAGCGCGGATTCGGCGATGCAGGCGGGGGAGATCAACGCGACTTTCTTCTCCATCAACCATAGCATCCCGGATTGCTTAGGCATCTGCTTTCAAACCCCGGAAGGAACCGTGGTGCATACGGGTGATTTCAAGTTTGATATGTCTCCTGTGAGTGGTCCTTATCCGGACCTGCACCGGATGGCGGAGATCGGCAAGCAGGGCGTCAAGGTGCTGCTGTCAGAAAGCACAAATGCGGAAAGGCCGGGCTTTACGCCTTCTGAAAGGCAGGTAGGAGAGCATTTGCTCGATGCTTTTATCCGGGCCAAACAGCAGGTGTTTGTTTCAACCTTTGCCTCCAACGTCAACCGGGTGCAGCAGGTGATCGACGCAGCCGTCGAAACGGGGCGCAAGCTGGTATTGCTTGGCCGCAGTATGGTGAATGTCGTGAATGTTTCAATGGAGCTGGGGTATCTGCAAATCCCCGATGGTCTCCTTATTGAACCGGAAGAATCCGAACGGTATCCAGCCGATCAAATTGCGGTGTTGTGTACGGGCAGTCAAGGGGAACCTATGGCCGCGCTGTCGCGGCTGGCCAGCTCGAAACATCCCAAGATCGAAATTTTGCCGGGGGATACCGTGATTATTGCCGCAGGGCCGATTCCGGGCAACGAACGCAATCTCGCCCATGTAATCGACAATTTATATGTGCTGGGCGCCAAGGTGATTTACGGCTCCGGCAGTGCTACGGGCATGCACGTCTCCGGGCACGGCAGCCAGGAGGAGCTGAAATTGATGCTGACCCTGATGAAACCCGAATATTTGATTCCCGTTCACGGCGAATTTCGTATGCTGTATCAGCACCGGCTGCTTGCGGAGTCGGTCGGGGTGCCAAGCGATCATGTATTTATCGTGAACAATGGGGACGCTGTTCGTATTGAGGACGGCAAGGCCTCGCTAGGCCCCAAAGTACCGGCCGGCAACAGCTTTGTTGACGGCATCGGCATAGGCGAGGTTGGCAATATCGTGCTCCGGGACCGCAGACACTTGTCCTCTGACGGGATGATTATTATTGTGACTACGCTGAGCAAATCGGAGAAGACGATGCTGGCCGATCCGGAGGTCATTTCAAGAGGATTTGTGTTCGTTAGGGAATCCGAAGAGCTGATGAACCAGATCCGCGAGCTGGTGCTTTCTACGATGAACGGGCTGAACGAAGCTGAACGAAGCCAGTGGAGCGATATCAAACAAACGTTAAAGGACAACATCGGCAGGTTCATTTACAGCCAGACGAAGAAACGGCCGATGATTCTTCCAATCGTGATTGAAGTTTAG